The Mucilaginibacter mallensis genome has a segment encoding these proteins:
- a CDS encoding Crp/Fnr family transcriptional regulator, whose protein sequence is MTELIKQNIIKHIALSEEETEAFCSLFQQKLIGKKSFLLRAGEVCRFEGFVNKGLFRVYHIDQNGFEQILYFAAENWWITDIDSFTNGMPSQLYIEAIEDSEVLLISKKDKEFAYTNLPKIEKLFRVMTQKTHVALQRRMIDNLSKTADQRYLDFMEKYPELFQRLSNLQIAAYLGISHEFLSKIRKKIAGQK, encoded by the coding sequence ATGACAGAACTAATCAAACAAAATATCATCAAACATATTGCGCTTTCCGAAGAGGAAACTGAAGCATTTTGCAGTTTATTTCAACAAAAACTCATTGGTAAAAAAAGTTTCTTGCTGAGAGCTGGTGAAGTTTGCAGGTTTGAAGGCTTTGTGAACAAAGGACTTTTTCGCGTTTATCATATCGACCAGAATGGTTTTGAGCAAATATTATACTTCGCAGCTGAGAATTGGTGGATTACTGATATTGACAGTTTTACCAATGGCATGCCTTCGCAACTTTATATAGAGGCAATTGAAGATAGTGAGGTGTTACTGATATCCAAAAAGGATAAAGAATTTGCTTATACAAATCTGCCTAAAATAGAAAAGCTATTCAGGGTAATGACTCAAAAAACGCATGTGGCCTTACAGAGGAGAATGATAGACAATTTAAGTAAAACGGCAGACCAGCGCTACCTCGACTTCATGGAGAAATATCCTGAATTATTCCAACGCCTTTCTAACCTGCAGATAGCTGCCTATTTAGGGATCAGCCATGAGTTCCTGAGTAAGATCAGAAAGAAGATAGCTGGTCAAAAATAG
- a CDS encoding MBL fold metallo-hydrolase: MDTQAQSFKTIETSSLKLQVYNASENSFGVASVIISGKTDAVLIDAQFTLADADKVAQEIKNSGKKLTAIYVSYGDPDFYFGLEVFKKYFPEVTAYASSATVEHIKATAQKKLEVWGGQLGNKVTSNVILPQVLKGNSIELEGQKLEIVGLEEFPNKTFVWIPSIKTVVGGINVFGTTFNLWMADAQTADARKQWINVLDKIEALHPAIVIPAHANNASPFDISAVKHTKTYIEFYEEALKTNKTSAALVAAVKEKYPALTFDIALQIGAKVNTGEMKW, encoded by the coding sequence ATGGACACACAAGCACAAAGTTTCAAAACCATTGAAACAAGCAGTTTGAAACTACAGGTTTACAACGCATCGGAAAACAGTTTTGGTGTAGCATCGGTTATTATATCCGGTAAAACTGACGCAGTTTTAATTGACGCGCAATTCACCCTGGCAGATGCTGATAAAGTAGCGCAGGAAATCAAAAATTCCGGCAAAAAATTAACCGCTATTTATGTTTCTTATGGCGACCCTGATTTTTATTTCGGACTGGAAGTTTTCAAAAAATACTTCCCGGAAGTAACTGCTTATGCCTCATCGGCGACAGTGGAACATATCAAAGCGACTGCTCAAAAGAAATTAGAAGTTTGGGGTGGGCAATTGGGTAATAAGGTAACCTCAAATGTCATTTTACCGCAGGTTTTAAAAGGCAACAGCATTGAGCTGGAAGGACAGAAATTGGAGATTGTGGGCTTAGAAGAATTTCCAAATAAAACCTTCGTATGGATACCTTCCATTAAAACAGTTGTAGGTGGTATCAATGTTTTTGGAACCACCTTCAATCTTTGGATGGCGGATGCGCAGACCGCTGATGCGCGTAAGCAATGGATCAATGTTTTAGATAAAATTGAAGCATTACATCCGGCTATCGTGATTCCAGCCCACGCCAATAACGCAAGTCCATTTGACATTAGTGCTGTAAAACATACTAAAACCTATATCGAATTTTACGAAGAGGCTTTAAAAACTAACAAAACTTCAGCAGCGCTGGTTGCAGCAGTAAAAGAAAAATACCCTGCACTTACTTTTGATATAGCCTTACAAATAGGTGCAAAAGTAAACACAGGAGAAATGAAATGGTAA
- a CDS encoding nuclear transport factor 2 family protein, producing the protein MTNLEIIKSTYEGKTSEENGKNLIKYAAEDISWTEAKGFPYAGTYIGLQSVTKNVFSRLGSEWVDYKFTPEDYVASDDKVAAYGTYTGTYKITGKYFEARVAHVWKLEDGKIIRFEQFVDSKLVNDAILPKA; encoded by the coding sequence ATGACAAATCTTGAAATTATAAAAAGCACTTATGAAGGAAAGACTTCAGAAGAAAACGGCAAAAATTTAATCAAATATGCTGCCGAAGATATCTCCTGGACCGAAGCCAAAGGTTTTCCTTATGCAGGCACTTACATAGGTTTGCAAAGCGTTACAAAAAACGTTTTTAGCCGCTTAGGAAGCGAATGGGTGGATTATAAGTTTACACCGGAAGACTATGTTGCAAGTGATGATAAGGTTGCTGCCTACGGTACCTACACAGGCACTTACAAAATCACCGGCAAATATTTTGAAGCCAGGGTAGCCCATGTCTGGAAATTGGAAGATGGAAAAATAATAAGGTTTGAACAGTTTGTCGACAGCAAGCTG
- a CDS encoding helix-turn-helix domain-containing protein, with protein MKHFKKISDLHEALGVKPPEHPLFSVAYGERDNCTSISELEFFSEFYIIGFKKLKSGQMLYGKTKYDHDLGSMSFIKPQQKVSFRNMELEEKGFLIIIHKDFLPGTSLYNEIKKYSYFDYEVNEALHLSPAEENIIWNLYFSIEKEYNNNTDEHSKAIIISHLDSMLKYAQRFYKRQFIHRTELTGATLTRFNALLAANFEERKSKDIGLPTVASMAEKMHISPRYLTDLLKEETGKTALELIHLFLIGEAKNMLTGGDMNISEISTSLGFENPTYFSRLFKKEVGSAPNKFKDRLLN; from the coding sequence ATGAAGCATTTCAAAAAAATCAGCGACCTGCATGAAGCTCTTGGTGTCAAGCCGCCTGAGCACCCCCTTTTTAGTGTGGCTTATGGTGAACGGGATAATTGCACCAGCATTAGCGAACTTGAATTTTTTTCAGAATTTTACATCATTGGATTCAAAAAGCTAAAATCGGGGCAAATGCTTTACGGAAAAACCAAGTACGACCATGATCTTGGCTCCATGTCATTTATCAAACCGCAACAGAAAGTGTCTTTCCGAAATATGGAATTGGAGGAAAAGGGGTTTCTGATCATCATCCATAAGGACTTTTTACCTGGAACGTCCCTCTACAATGAAATTAAAAAATACAGCTATTTTGACTACGAGGTGAATGAGGCGCTACATCTTTCACCCGCGGAAGAAAATATTATCTGGAACCTGTATTTCAGTATAGAAAAGGAATATAATAATAATACAGATGAACATAGCAAAGCGATCATTATCAGTCATCTTGATTCCATGCTAAAATATGCGCAGCGGTTTTACAAAAGACAGTTTATTCATCGGACAGAATTAACCGGAGCGACGCTTACCAGGTTCAATGCATTACTCGCTGCAAATTTCGAAGAAAGAAAATCGAAAGATATTGGGCTGCCTACGGTAGCTTCCATGGCAGAAAAGATGCATATATCTCCCCGTTATTTAACTGATCTGCTTAAAGAAGAAACAGGAAAAACAGCGTTAGAACTTATTCACCTTTTTTTGATCGGTGAGGCAAAAAATATGCTGACAGGGGGCGACATGAACATATCGGAGATCTCGACGTCGCTTGGGTTTGAGAATCCAACTTATTTTTCGCGTCTGTTTAAAAAAGAGGTAGGGAGTGCTCCCAATAAATTTAAGGACCGCTTATTGAATTAG